Sequence from the Clostridium butyricum genome:
CATTTTTTTATGTCAATGTATTGTAAATACGTCTACAAAACTAATGTACTTAATACACATAAAAATTTTCTTCACATGCTTTTTTAGTTGATAATTTATAGTTACAGTTTATACATTAAAAAAAGTACCTAAAGCCGTGCTCTAGATACTTTTTAACGATACATACTATAGTCTTAATAAATGAATCAGCTTTCCAGAATAATCTCCGTATAAGTCAGTAACATTAATTCCTGCATTCATAAGTGCTCCGCCTGAATATACTTCATTTGTTTCCTCATTTTTATACATTGAATCTTCATCTAGACCTTTAAGTTTTATTCTTCTGCTATGATAATTAGGTCTTCCTAAAACCTGAATACATGTTACTAATACTTCGTTCTTATCCTTTGCAACTACAGACCAACAGTCAAAACCATTATTTTCAGAATAATTTTCAATTCTGTAGTAATCTCCTCTTCTTACCAAGTCATTATATTTATGATACATTTCTATCTGTTTTGGTATCATATTTCTATCTTCTTCTGATATTTTAGTTATATCTAGTTCATATCCAAAAGTTCCGCTTAAGGCTACATAACCTCTTGTTTCAAATGGTGTTGTTCTTCCTACTGTATGATTTGGACAGTCACTTACATGTGCTCCTATAGTACTTAATGGATATACCATTGCTGTACCTTCTTGAATTTTAAGTCTTTCAATTGCATCAGTATCATCTGAACACCATATTTGTGGGCTGTAATAAAGCATTCCCGGATCAAATCTTGCTCCTCCACCTGAGCAGTTTTCAAGTAATAAATCAGGAAAATCTTTAGTAAGTCTGTTCATTAAATCATAAACAGCAAGTACATATCTATGGAATATTTCTCCGTGTTGTTCTGGATTAATAAAGCTACTTCCAAGGTCTGTAATCTGCCTGTTCATATCCCACTTTACATATGTTATGTTTGCGCTTGAAAGTATTTTCTTTAAGCTATCGTAAACATAATCAACTACTTCTTTTCTTGTAAGATCAAGTACATATTGTTCACGACATAGTGCCGGTGTACGTCCTTCAATATGAATACACCAGTCTGGATGCGATTTATATAATTCTGAATCTGGAGAAATCATTTCTGGTTCAAACCATATTCCAAATTCCAATCCCATCTTATTAACTTCATCTACTAAATACTTAAGTCCGCCTTTAATTTTATTTTCATTAACAATCCAATCTCCAAGGGATGAGTTATCACTATTACGATGTCCAAACCATCCATCATCCATAACAAGCATTTCTATTCCTACTTTTGATGCTTCTTTTGCTATTGCAAGAAGTTTTTCTGTATCAAAATCAAAGTAAGTTGCTTCCCAGTTATTTATTAATATAGGGCGTTTTTTATCTTTATATTTTCCTCTTATTAAATGATTTCTATATAAATCATGGAAAGTTCTTGTCATTTTTCCTATTCCACAATCTGAATAAACCATAACAACTTCTGGTGCTGTAAATTCTTCTCCTGAATCTAGTCTCCATTCAAAGTCTGTTGGATTAATTCCCATAAGCACTCTTGTTGTATCAAATTGACATCCTTCAACTTGTGCTAAAAAGTTTCCTGAATAAACAAAATTAAATCCATATACATTTCCATAATCATCTGTTGCTTTTGAATCCATAAGTGCAATAAAAGGTGCATCCTGATGGCTTGTTTCACCTCTTACAGATGATACTGTCTGTGTTCCATGGCTTACTTTTCTTCTATCAATATGTCTTTCCCTTGCCCATGATCCATGAAGTGAAATCATATCGTAATCCATTCCATCAAAGTCTATACACATTGATAATGCTTTTGTTAGATATATTTTCTCTTTTCCTTCATTGATTATTTTTACACTTCTTGTTATTGCATCTAAATCTTCAAAAACTGTGTACATTAACACTACTTTTAAGTTTAAATCCTTATCTATACATGTAATTTCTAAGCTTGTACATTCATTTTCTTCTCCAAATGTAGCTGGAAGACTTTCAAGTTTACTTTTACCTCTATAAATTTCATGTGAAACATATTGAAGTTTGCATGCCGTATTTCCTTTAAAATCCTTTACAGAAAGTGCAGTCTGTCTAAAATCCCCTATTCCATGTGTTGAATATTCTGTTGGAAAACTGTCATAAAAAGATACTCTATCTCTATTATTTTTAGATGGCACAAATGGAGCTTCTTCTGTTCTCAATAAATAATTTGCATTTTCATCTATTATTTTCTTACCAAAATATACATGTCCCAAAAATTCTTCTTCATCTATAACTGCCATAATATACGATGTATTTTTTCCATCAAGTTTAAAAACTTTATGTTCTTCAAAGTATTTAATTCCCATAATAACCTCCTAGGTTTTGTATTCTAATAACTTAATTGTTATCTTAATTTCTTAATTCTTATTTTCATAAATAGCAATATTTTATTTAACAATATTATTATTTCTATATTTTTTCAATTTAATATATGAACATAATTTAAATTTGTATTAATTTCTGATTATTTGTATAGAACGCACTTTACATATTCATGTTTTTATAATATTAACTCTTTTTTAATTCACTATTATTTACTTCCATCATCCTTATTGCTGGCAAGATTATAAAATTCACCCTTTTTACTAATAAGCTCTTCATAAGTTCCTTGTTCTCTTATATTTCCACCATTAATAAGTACAATCTTTTGTGCATCTTTTATTGTTGATAACCTATGTGCAACCATAAACGTTGTTCTATTTTTCATAAGATTCTTCATTGCCTTTTGAACATGAATTTCAGATTTATTATCTAATGCTGAAGTCGCTTCATCCAAAATAATAACCTTAGGATTTCTTATAAGCGCCCTTGCAATTGAAATACGCTGTTTTTGTCCTCCTGATAACATATCACCATGTTCTCCAACATTTGTATTAATTCCATCTGGAAGTCTTTCAATTACTTCTTTCAAACAAGCTGCATCTATTATTTCATCTAATTTTTCATTACTAACATCCATGCCATAAGTAATGTTATCTTTTATTGAACCTGAAAATAAAACCGTATTTTGAGGAACCATTGCAATATGAGTTCTATAACTTCTTAAATTAATATCATTAATGTCATGGCCATCAACAAGAATCTGACCATCTGTAGCTTTTAAGAAACCAACTACAAGCTGAAGCAATGTTGATTTTCCTCCTCCTGATTCTCCTACAAATGCAATACTTTCGCCTTTTTTAACATGAAGATTAAAATCTTTAAGAACATCTTCCTTTCCATCTTCATATCTAAATGTAACATTATTAAATTGGAAATCACCTTCAACTTCTTTCATAACAAACTTGCCACAATTTTCTTCAATATCTTCTGCTGCAAGTATTTCGGATACAGAGTTTATAGAATCAAAACCTTTTACAATCTGGGGATATACATTTATTGCATTTGTAAGATCACCCATTATAGAAGAAAAATAAGTTTGATAAAGGACAATATCGCCTACTTTTATATATCCCTTAACAGCTAAAAAACTTGTAAACACAAGACATATTATCTGCATAAGCTGAAATGTTGCCCATCCCCCTGCACCAAACAGTGCATTAAGCATATCCACTTTATATCCGCTACTTTTAACTTTAGATACTTCATTATCAACTTTATCTATCTCTAGATTTTCTAATGCATGTGCTCTAGTTATAGGAACCATTTCAACCATCTGTGAAACTGCTGTTGACATATCCTCAATATTTTTTCTTAATATTTTATTTGAACTTTGTATACTTCCATTAAATTTTCCTATAAAAAATACTGCTATAGGAATTGTAGCTAAAAAGAATAATGATACATAAACATTTCTAGTTGTTGTGACTGAAAATGCTACGATAACATTTAATATTATTGGAACTACTGTAATGCATATTACATTAGATAAATTCGTTATAAGTTCCACATCTCGTAGTACCTTAGATTGAAGTTTCCCTCCTGATAAATGCTTATGATATGGTATAGATAAAACTTGCAGTTTCTTTACAAGCTTTATTCTTACAGAACTTTCTACATCTCTTATTGCAAGACTCATAAAACGAGTATGTATCAAGGTCGCAGGAACATTTGTTATTACGAGGATTGCCATTAATCCCAGATTAATTATTAGTTCATTTACCTTAAGATCCTGAGTATTGCTTATAATATTAATTAAATTTGATAAAACAATTGGCATAATCCAGACAGGTGAATGCTTTATAACGAAAAATATGAATGATAATAATAACTTTTTATAATTTCCATCATATAATCTTATAAAGGTATTAAATGGCTTATCATAAGCAGGATTTTTATTCTTCATAATACACCTCTACTATTTAATTCTAGTTTAATAAATATATACGCAAATGTGCATACGTTTACTTAAACAAATAAATTATATCATGATAGTATTTATTATTAATTTGCACAATCTACTATTTATAAACTATTCTTCAGAACTTTCTATATTTCTTTATGATATCCAAATTTAATATCTATTTAAACAAAATTATAAAAATAGAATCATACTCAACTATTTTTATAAGTAAAATAAGCCCAGTAGAATAATATCTACTGAGCAAAAGTTAAACCAACTATTTTTATTTATTAAGCAAATTTCCAGAATACATTCTATTTGTTCTTATTCCTGGTTTAATTTCACCATTTATAGAGAATATATTTTCATCTAGCAAAACTAAGCCTTCACCACAAGGAGCATCAAAAGGAACTTGTCCTAACGAAGTCCATGAATCACTCTTACAATTATAGACTAATATTTCTTTGTTCCAATTAAATTCATAAGGATCAGCGCCAAAGTAATTTTGTCTAAACTTTGCTAATTCATCACCTTTTAATGATCCTAGATTATAAACAGCATTATCGTAAACAGCCTTATCAAACCCTCCAATTACTAACATTTCATCTTCATTTAATTTAACAGAATTTGCTCCATACAACGATATTTCTTTATCACCTAACTTTACATTAGAAACCTTTGACCAAGTATTTGAACTTATATCGTATTTATATCCATCAGTATTAGCAATTGATCCTCCTCCACTAAATACATATAAATTTCCATTTAATATTTGTGCTACACATTGATTCATTGAACTTTTTTCAGTTAATGATGCAAGCTCTTTTATCTCATTTGTTTTAAGATCATACTCATATAACTTAGTGCTATCTTTTCCATTTTGACTACCTAAACCAATATATAACTTACCATTATATTCTGCCGCAATTCCATTACTTAATGTAAAAGGAAGATCACCAACTTTTTCATATTTCAATTTATTAGATTCATCAAGAGTTATTAGTGTTATATCATTTGCAGCATCTTTATTGGTACTTCCACCTATATAGTAAATTCCTTTATTAGTTGTAACAGAAGATCCATATGCTATTTCATTTGGAAGATTAGTATGTTCTTTTACTACTAATTTTCCATTATTTTTTTCTAGTAAATACAAATCAGAATAAGTTTTTTTCTGGCCTCCATTTAAGACAGTATCATATGGAAAATTAGCACCGCCTCCAACTACTACATATTTATTATCCAGTATTCCTGATAGTACACCGGCAACTCCTATATTTTTATCAAACCCATTTTGTGCTTCTAAGTCACCAGCATGCTCCCAAGTTATTCTAGTAACATTTTTCATTGATGCTGATGCTTGTAAACTGCTACTTGTTATACCCACCGCAATAATTGATGATGCAATTAATAATGAAAGAATTTTTTTCATAAGATTTAACCTCCCATAAATATTATTTAGAATTCTAAAAGTTTTATTTTTATATATTGTAACTAGACTTTATATTTAGTCTAGTTCAATTATTGCAACATATCTGCTATATTAGCTTTATTTTTCACATACAATATTATAATATACAGCTCCTATAAGACCTGCATCATTACCTAACATAGCTGCTTCCACCTTTAAATCTTGTGAGAATTTCTTCATCACTTTATTTAATATTATTTCTCGTAATGGCTTAATAAATAATTTTTCTTGCTTGCTTACCCCTCCACCAATTAAAATTATCTCTGGGTTAAATATATGAGTTAAACTTATTAATCCTTTACTTATGTTTTGAATCCATTCATCTACTATCTTCTGTAATTCTTTATTTTTTTCTAGTTCACTAAATATTGTTAGTCCATTTACTTCTTCTTTTGCAAATGAAACCTTACCTAACTTCTCATAGTTCTCTTTCACATCATTAATTAAGGCTGTCATAGATGCATATCTTTCATAACATCCTACATTCCCGCATGTACATTTTCTTCCATTTGTATCTATAGAAAAATGTCCTATTTCACCTGCTATACCAATTGAACCTAAAAGGATTTTAGAATCTACAATAATTCCTCCCCCAACACCGGTTCCAATAGTAATGCCTATAACATTTTTATATCCTCTTGCTCCTCCAAGCCATTGTTCTCCAATTACCATACAATTAGCATCATTTACAACAGTTGTTTTCACATTATAAATTGCTTCCAATTCTCTTTTTATTTCTGTTCCACACCAATTTTTAATGTTTCCACCTACACCAACAACACTTCCAATATTACTATCTATTTGTCCTGTAGCTGAAACTCCTATTCCACTTAAATCATGTGATGAAAGATTAGAATCCTTTAAAAATATTCCTATAACTTTTTTTACTGTTTCAAATATTGGAGTTTCATAACTATCAAATGCTACATCATAGCTACATTTATTAAGTATTTCACCCTTTTCAGTAACTATCCCCATTTTTACAGCTGTTCCACCAATATCAATACCTAAATACTTCATAAGCTACCTCTTAGATATTGCGTCAACAAATCTTGTTGCTATTTCTAATGGTCTAGTAATTGCACCACCAACAACTACAGCATGGGCTCCTAAATCTAAGGCTTTCGTTGCTTGTTCTGGTCTATGAATTCTTCCTTCTGCTATTATAGGAATATCAATGTTTTTTGCTAAATCTTCTATTAACTTAAAATCTGGTTCTTCTAATTTTAAAGTATATTCAGTATAGCCGCTAAGAGTTGTTCCAACCATATCAATTCCTGCTTTCCATGCATTTATACCCTCTTCTAAATTTGATATATCTGCCATAAGAATTATTTGTGGATATTTCTCCTTAATAGCTTGAATAAACTCACTAACTGACCTGCCATCTACTCTCTCTCTTAAAGTACAATCCATAGCAATAATATCTGCTCCTGCTTGTACTAATTGATCTATCTCGTCCATTGTTACTGTAATATATTGTTCATAACCTTCATAACCCTTTTTTATTATTCCTATTATAGGTAAATTAGTTTCTTCCTTTATACCTATAACATCACGAACTCCATTTGTACGAATAGCAGCGGCTCCTGCTTGTTTTGCTGCTCTAGCCATAAGAGGCATAATAGAACTGTTTTCAATATATAAAGGTTCTCCTTCTAATGCTTGACAAGATACAATTAACTTTCCTTTTATTTCTTTTAATAATTTTTCTTTATCCATAATACCCTTCCTATCCTATTATATAAATTAAAATAACATCCAGCTAATTTGTAGATTTATTATTAGATTAGATTTGATTTTAAATTGAATTTGACGAGCTGACTTGAAATATAATTTATATAAATTAAAATTTAATAAACTTTAAATTCTCATTTTCAAAAAAATTATTTAATTCATGTCCATATTTATGAAAAACAATATGTTTCTTTTCACATTTTGCATTATTAAATATGGCATATTGAGTGCTAGGTGGACAAATATTATCAAGTAATCCAGTGCCAACTAATAAATTACATCTAAGTTTTGATGCAAAATTCACAGCATCTATATACCCAAGCTTTTCAAATATCTCTTTTTCTTTCAAATGCATTGGATCAAACCATCTGAAATAGTAACGAATTCCTTCATATGCTTCTATGTCTAGATCCATATCCCATACACGTTTAAAATCACTTAAAAATGGATATTGAATTGAGCATTTTTTTATATTTTTATTAAAGGCTGAAACCATAAGAGATATGGCACCACCTTGCCCTTTACCAAAAGTAATCATCCTGTTTTTATCTACATTTGATAGCTTTTCAGCTATTTTAGATAATATATATCCATCTAAATATGTCTTAGTATAATACATTTGATCTACTTCATCATCGATTCCACTTATTAAATGACCGCACACCGTTGATCCTTTTACACCACCTAGATCTTCACTCTTTCCACCTTGACCTCTGCAATCCATATCGAGTACTGCGTAATCAAGTGCAATATATCTAGTAAGATGATGCCATCCTCTACTTGATTGCTTATAATCATGAAATTCTAATACTACAGGTACCTTACCTTCATGATTTGGACATATATACTTAGCATATATATTAGCTCCGTCTATACCTTTAAATATTATTTCATAATATTTTGCCTTTTTATTTTTAAATTCTTTTTGTGTAGCAACATATTCTAAATCCAGCATATCTGCTTTTTTTATTTGCTTATCCCAAAATTCATCAAAATCTTTAGGTTTTATTCCAGATCCAAAATATTTTTCAAGCTCCTTTATTGGCATATCTAGTACTGGCATATTAATCAACCTCCTTTAAGAAGAAATCAATTAACATATCATCAAATGCTGAAATCTCTTCATGAGTATAGTCAGGAAATATTACATGCTGTTTTTTAGAATTTATATTATTGTATACAGCAAACTGTGTTGATGGGGGACAAATATTATCTACTAAACCGGTTCCAAATAAAACTTCTGATTCTAATCTATGAGCAAAATTATGAACATCTATATATCCTAATTTAGTAAATACTTCATCTTCTCTATTCTGCATAGGGTCAAACCACCTTGAATAATAACGCAGCCCCTCATAAGCAATCATATCTAGATCCATTTCCCAAACTCTTTTATAATCAGAAAGAAATGGGTATAATGCGGCACACCTTTTTATTACTTTATTTAAAGATGCACATGCAAGTGCAATTCCAGCTCCCTGGCTAGCACCATTTGCATAAATCCTATCAATATCGATTCCTTTTAATTCTTGAACTATTCTACATAATATTGATGTATTTTGAAATAAACGAACATAATACATATTCTCAGGTTCATCATCTAAACCAGCTACTATATGTCCAGATACTGTTGTTCCCCTTTTACCGCCAACATCTTCACTCTTACCACCTTGTCCTGGACAATCCATTGCAATAATTGCACATCCCATTCCTGCAAATGATGATTGCTCAAACCATCCTCTGCTAGCTCCTGGATATCCATGAAACTGTAATATTAAGGGGAGTTTTTCATCTGACTTAGGATGAATATACTTAGCGTATACTTTTCCTCCATCAATACCTTCAAACCATAAATCATAATAATCACATGATTCATATCCCTGTATTTCACTTGGTTCTATTTTGTAATTTAGTTTACAGTTGTTTACTTCTTTAAGCCTTTCATCCCAAAACAAATCAAAATCAGTAGGTATCGGATTTGTCCCAGTATACTTTTTTAATTCTTCCAAAGGCATATCTACTACTGGCATACATTTCCCTCCTATTCGAAATAAACATCTATATCATCATTAATTTCTACAATTATCTTCTTATTCATATTAACATTAGCTTCCTTATAATCACTACGATAATGTGATCCTCTGCTTTCTTTACGCAGATCAATTGCCATTAAAATACATTTAGCCAATAACAAATTAGATTTTAATCTATAAGATTTATTTATATTCTCCATATTAAAATCTGACTTATATACTAATTTATTTTTTATATTATCAATTTTTCTAATAGCATCTTGAACTGAAGCTTCATTTTTTTCAATCATTGCTGACTTAAACATAATTTCCTGTAAATCATCAAGAAACTCGTCTACATTTTCAATGCCATAAGGTTGAAATTCTATTTCGTCTATGTTGCTCATCATATTATTTGAACTATATATACTAGCAGACTCGCCTGCTATTGTTCCAAATACTAATCCATTTGCAGTTGATAGACCTCCAATCCTGTCAGCTCCATGCATTCCTCCAGTTACTTCCCCTGCAGCAAATAGACCATTTACTCCAGTTTGAGCCTTTTCATCAATTCTAATACCGCCATTGGCAGCATGAAAATAAATTCCTAATTTTATTTCATCATCAACTGTTAAATTTTTATTTTCTTTTAACCAGTCAAAATATACTTTAATAAACTCAGATTGTTGATCCTTTATTTCTTTTTTATACCTAACTGTAACTCCATTACTATCCTTCATAAACTCACTGAAAATTCTATAATCGATTTCTCTTGAATTTAATCTAGAAGTAAAAGGTCCATGGGTTGAACGTTCTTCTAATTTTTCTAGCTTATTTTCCATTCCTTCAAAGATGTCTTTCCCATCTTTATTTAAAATATCTACATATTTAAATGTTTTTTCATTAAATATTGTTTTTGGACATGGATTTATATATCCAGGCATCATTTGCATAAATTCTATATTAACTAATTTACATCCACTTTTTAATGCCAGTGCTTGTCCCATGCCAGTAATATCATTTGTATTTAGTCGATACTTAAATAATCCACCAATTCCACCAGTTGCTATTACAATTGCTTTACACTTAATGAATTCTAATTTTTTATACTCATTAATTAATACAACTCCAATAACTTTTTCACCATCTTTTATAATTTCTATTACTTCAGAAAATGGCAATGTTTTTATATTTTCTACTTTAAGTTTATTACTAAATACTTCTTTTGCACTATCAAACAAGATTCCGTTCCAATTCCTTGCTTTATGATCAAAACAAGGAATAAATTCTTTCTGGCCCTTGTTATCTGCTTCTTTTAGTTTTATGTTCATTGATT
This genomic interval carries:
- a CDS encoding acetylxylan esterase produces the protein MPVVDMPLEELKKYTGTNPIPTDFDLFWDERLKEVNNCKLNYKIEPSEIQGYESCDYYDLWFEGIDGGKVYAKYIHPKSDEKLPLILQFHGYPGASRGWFEQSSFAGMGCAIIAMDCPGQGGKSEDVGGKRGTTVSGHIVAGLDDEPENMYYVRLFQNTSILCRIVQELKGIDIDRIYANGASQGAGIALACASLNKVIKRCAALYPFLSDYKRVWEMDLDMIAYEGLRYYSRWFDPMQNREDEVFTKLGYIDVHNFAHRLESEVLFGTGLVDNICPPSTQFAVYNNINSKKQHVIFPDYTHEEISAFDDMLIDFFLKEVD
- a CDS encoding cyclically-permuted mutarotase family protein, giving the protein MKKILSLLIASSIIAVGITSSSLQASASMKNVTRITWEHAGDLEAQNGFDKNIGVAGVLSGILDNKYVVVGGGANFPYDTVLNGGQKKTYSDLYLLEKNNGKLVVKEHTNLPNEIAYGSSVTTNKGIYYIGGSTNKDAANDITLITLDESNKLKYEKVGDLPFTLSNGIAAEYNGKLYIGLGSQNGKDSTKLYEYDLKTNEIKELASLTEKSSMNQCVAQILNGNLYVFSGGGSIANTDGYKYDISSNTWSKVSNVKLGDKEISLYGANSVKLNEDEMLVIGGFDKAVYDNAVYNLGSLKGDELAKFRQNYFGADPYEFNWNKEILVYNCKSDSWTSLGQVPFDAPCGEGLVLLDENIFSINGEIKPGIRTNRMYSGNLLNK
- a CDS encoding acetylxylan esterase: MPVLDMPIKELEKYFGSGIKPKDFDEFWDKQIKKADMLDLEYVATQKEFKNKKAKYYEIIFKGIDGANIYAKYICPNHEGKVPVVLEFHDYKQSSRGWHHLTRYIALDYAVLDMDCRGQGGKSEDLGGVKGSTVCGHLISGIDDEVDQMYYTKTYLDGYILSKIAEKLSNVDKNRMITFGKGQGGAISLMVSAFNKNIKKCSIQYPFLSDFKRVWDMDLDIEAYEGIRYYFRWFDPMHLKEKEIFEKLGYIDAVNFASKLRCNLLVGTGLLDNICPPSTQYAIFNNAKCEKKHIVFHKYGHELNNFFENENLKFIKF
- a CDS encoding ROK family protein; this encodes MKYLGIDIGGTAVKMGIVTEKGEILNKCSYDVAFDSYETPIFETVKKVIGIFLKDSNLSSHDLSGIGVSATGQIDSNIGSVVGVGGNIKNWCGTEIKRELEAIYNVKTTVVNDANCMVIGEQWLGGARGYKNVIGITIGTGVGGGIIVDSKILLGSIGIAGEIGHFSIDTNGRKCTCGNVGCYERYASMTALINDVKENYEKLGKVSFAKEEVNGLTIFSELEKNKELQKIVDEWIQNISKGLISLTHIFNPEIILIGGGVSKQEKLFIKPLREIILNKVMKKFSQDLKVEAAMLGNDAGLIGAVYYNIVCEK
- a CDS encoding ABC transporter ATP-binding protein — protein: MKNKNPAYDKPFNTFIRLYDGNYKKLLLSFIFFVIKHSPVWIMPIVLSNLINIISNTQDLKVNELIINLGLMAILVITNVPATLIHTRFMSLAIRDVESSVRIKLVKKLQVLSIPYHKHLSGGKLQSKVLRDVELITNLSNVICITVVPIILNVIVAFSVTTTRNVYVSLFFLATIPIAVFFIGKFNGSIQSSNKILRKNIEDMSTAVSQMVEMVPITRAHALENLEIDKVDNEVSKVKSSGYKVDMLNALFGAGGWATFQLMQIICLVFTSFLAVKGYIKVGDIVLYQTYFSSIMGDLTNAINVYPQIVKGFDSINSVSEILAAEDIEENCGKFVMKEVEGDFQFNNVTFRYEDGKEDVLKDFNLHVKKGESIAFVGESGGGKSTLLQLVVGFLKATDGQILVDGHDINDINLRSYRTHIAMVPQNTVLFSGSIKDNITYGMDVSNEKLDEIIDAACLKEVIERLPDGINTNVGEHGDMLSGGQKQRISIARALIRNPKVIILDEATSALDNKSEIHVQKAMKNLMKNRTTFMVAHRLSTIKDAQKIVLINGGNIREQGTYEELISKKGEFYNLASNKDDGSK
- a CDS encoding FAD-binding protein gives rise to the protein MLSKIKLKKSCECDVFVIGAGIAGVMAAIQASQRGASVIIASSANILSGSSFYPGTWGLGLIGPENKEDEKDLARTIKEVGCDVVDENLVQTFVSNIPKGIQLIKSMNIKLKEADNKGQKEFIPCFDHKARNWNGILFDSAKEVFSNKLKVENIKTLPFSEVIEIIKDGEKVIGVVLINEYKKLEFIKCKAIVIATGGIGGLFKYRLNTNDITGMGQALALKSGCKLVNIEFMQMMPGYINPCPKTIFNEKTFKYVDILNKDGKDIFEGMENKLEKLEERSTHGPFTSRLNSREIDYRIFSEFMKDSNGVTVRYKKEIKDQQSEFIKVYFDWLKENKNLTVDDEIKLGIYFHAANGGIRIDEKAQTGVNGLFAAGEVTGGMHGADRIGGLSTANGLVFGTIAGESASIYSSNNMMSNIDEIEFQPYGIENVDEFLDDLQEIMFKSAMIEKNEASVQDAIRKIDNIKNKLVYKSDFNMENINKSYRLKSNLLLAKCILMAIDLRKESRGSHYRSDYKEANVNMNKKIIVEINDDIDVYFE
- a CDS encoding alpha-galactosidase, which translates into the protein MGIKYFEEHKVFKLDGKNTSYIMAVIDEEEFLGHVYFGKKIIDENANYLLRTEEAPFVPSKNNRDRVSFYDSFPTEYSTHGIGDFRQTALSVKDFKGNTACKLQYVSHEIYRGKSKLESLPATFGEENECTSLEITCIDKDLNLKVVLMYTVFEDLDAITRSVKIINEGKEKIYLTKALSMCIDFDGMDYDMISLHGSWARERHIDRRKVSHGTQTVSSVRGETSHQDAPFIALMDSKATDDYGNVYGFNFVYSGNFLAQVEGCQFDTTRVLMGINPTDFEWRLDSGEEFTAPEVVMVYSDCGIGKMTRTFHDLYRNHLIRGKYKDKKRPILINNWEATYFDFDTEKLLAIAKEASKVGIEMLVMDDGWFGHRNSDNSSLGDWIVNENKIKGGLKYLVDEVNKMGLEFGIWFEPEMISPDSELYKSHPDWCIHIEGRTPALCREQYVLDLTRKEVVDYVYDSLKKILSSANITYVKWDMNRQITDLGSSFINPEQHGEIFHRYVLAVYDLMNRLTKDFPDLLLENCSGGGARFDPGMLYYSPQIWCSDDTDAIERLKIQEGTAMVYPLSTIGAHVSDCPNHTVGRTTPFETRGYVALSGTFGYELDITKISEEDRNMIPKQIEMYHKYNDLVRRGDYYRIENYSENNGFDCWSVVAKDKNEVLVTCIQVLGRPNYHSRRIKLKGLDEDSMYKNEETNEVYSGGALMNAGINVTDLYGDYSGKLIHLLRL
- a CDS encoding N-acetylmannosamine-6-phosphate 2-epimerase, with the protein product MDKEKLLKEIKGKLIVSCQALEGEPLYIENSSIMPLMARAAKQAGAAAIRTNGVRDVIGIKEETNLPIIGIIKKGYEGYEQYITVTMDEIDQLVQAGADIIAMDCTLRERVDGRSVSEFIQAIKEKYPQIILMADISNLEEGINAWKAGIDMVGTTLSGYTEYTLKLEEPDFKLIEDLAKNIDIPIIAEGRIHRPEQATKALDLGAHAVVVGGAITRPLEIATRFVDAISKR